The following are from one region of the Paenibacillus protaetiae genome:
- a CDS encoding response regulator transcription factor, whose amino-acid sequence MLRAIIVDDEPYVRQMIKGMIPWQQMDMELAGEFYNGEDAYQFIEQHSGIDVAFTDLRMPVMDGLHLIRRALEVRPGLNFIVVSAYDDFHLVKDAFMLGAKDYLLKSEMTEQQIRHVLSRLQEKAAANSGGLSEGPEKGSAYDGQYWLKETLLSRLAAGHISAADIGTLQSLLSGHAPKKWRSMMVKLHKPNGQAAPPAGSFAAEITRYVMEQEEALACREQMRCDIAAVSPYEYMLVLQYAVHEAEAAMNSHMTELSSRLKLEGLCASIGISRTSADFAKLPALAEEARLCAAYCFIAGNGSIIRYTPQLAEPSPMEINAAGRTAQLKKLLNTLWLEQGKAADLTGIAISPSSVCVRHIQAVADLYMKYHFVLVDFAQQNGLFTGATAALSAEYEQHWKHNGDLHSLNQWLASFIHALQTYRGEHSIIHQIKLYMASHYTDDISLQSVAGKFNINSSYLSRLFSEKENASFVDYLSHIRISKAMELMKTSHFKIYEICEKVGYTSPEHFSRTFKKMTGKSPKQFMDGRS is encoded by the coding sequence ATGTTGAGAGCAATCATCGTAGACGACGAGCCGTATGTGAGGCAAATGATCAAAGGCATGATTCCTTGGCAGCAGATGGACATGGAGCTGGCCGGCGAGTTTTATAACGGAGAAGACGCGTATCAGTTTATCGAGCAGCATTCCGGCATTGATGTGGCGTTCACCGACTTAAGGATGCCGGTGATGGATGGCCTGCATTTAATCCGCCGTGCGCTGGAGGTGCGCCCCGGGCTTAATTTTATCGTCGTCAGCGCTTATGACGATTTTCATTTGGTGAAGGATGCCTTTATGCTTGGCGCCAAAGACTATTTGCTGAAGTCTGAAATGACCGAGCAGCAAATCCGGCATGTGCTGTCACGGCTGCAAGAGAAGGCCGCCGCTAATTCAGGCGGCTTAAGCGAAGGACCGGAGAAGGGCAGCGCGTATGACGGGCAATATTGGCTGAAGGAAACGCTGCTCAGCCGGCTTGCCGCCGGCCATATTAGCGCAGCGGATATCGGTACGCTGCAAAGCCTGCTGAGCGGCCATGCGCCCAAAAAATGGCGTAGCATGATGGTGAAGCTGCATAAGCCAAACGGGCAAGCTGCTCCGCCGGCCGGTTCCTTCGCGGCGGAAATAACCCGTTATGTAATGGAGCAGGAGGAGGCGCTCGCTTGCCGTGAACAAATGCGCTGCGACATAGCAGCCGTTTCGCCCTATGAATACATGCTGGTGCTGCAATATGCCGTTCATGAAGCCGAAGCGGCCATGAACAGCCATATGACGGAATTATCCAGCCGGCTTAAACTTGAAGGGCTTTGTGCCAGCATCGGCATCAGCCGCACGTCAGCCGACTTCGCCAAGCTGCCTGCGCTGGCGGAAGAAGCGCGCTTATGCGCCGCATATTGCTTTATTGCCGGCAACGGCTCTATCATCCGCTATACGCCGCAGCTGGCAGAACCTTCGCCGATGGAGATCAATGCCGCCGGCAGAACCGCGCAGCTCAAAAAGCTGCTGAATACGTTATGGCTTGAACAAGGCAAGGCGGCGGATTTAACCGGTATCGCCATCTCCCCTTCATCCGTCTGTGTCCGGCACATTCAGGCAGTAGCGGACCTGTACATGAAATATCATTTTGTACTTGTTGATTTTGCCCAGCAAAACGGGCTGTTCACAGGCGCCACCGCGGCTTTAAGCGCGGAATACGAGCAGCACTGGAAGCATAACGGCGACCTGCATTCGTTAAACCAATGGCTGGCGTCCTTTATTCATGCACTTCAAACCTATAGAGGCGAGCATTCGATTATTCATCAAATCAAGCTGTATATGGCCAGCCATTATACGGATGACATCAGCCTGCAATCCGTCGCGGGCAAATTTAATATTAACAGCAGCTACTTAAGCCGGTTATTTTCCGAGAAGGAAAACGCCAGTTTTGTTGATTATTTATCGCACATCCGCATCTCGAAGGCGATGGAGCTGATGAAAACTTCCCATTTCAAAATCTACGAAATATGCGAAAAGGTCGGGTATACATCGCCGGAACATTTCAGCCGGACATTCAAAAAAATGACCGGCAAAAGCCCCAAGCAGTTTATGGACGGGCGCAGCTGA
- a CDS encoding heparinase II/III domain-containing protein → MLFDTSAIERIRETAGKDPYAAAGFKQLKQDVTAAGRMNLEEKRQLLLRLDRQSQEDEQAYGERAAFVREYSELAVRASFLYLLEKDEAHAELTKQLISLVSLSSVWMAHVDRRVIWKSDLTTADVGVNLAVALQNIMDQLSEEEIGRITSVLLDQCVHPLYEDWLSPELHVNALDTMGHNWWTVCIGGMGVVLLVLGPERVPRFHNYLEQTIDALREWITYPGNVLQNKNANFGPDGDFLEYLNYFMYAFSNYCLFRELLRKDYNRDELQFSELEEKSADYYGSFFHLLSDGPRFADFGDVSVPEKQTQYIFYLCSRYNKGWTQKQFKQLCAKLIMPYEFYFYEADLDESGPLPPAEQIISYSGYAAIRTGFADTDTSFFMKTGESWNHNHIDAGTFELASCGKLFITDSGTCSYSDPKYAGYYIKPQAHNVVQFNDGLQTDDLRYQGTKYMGSFPVWLPAGNYKYLLADCAGPFINQFQRYFRHVIFLKDVMVMADDLFAYQDGTLHYNLHVNGTISRSGSLATVNHDGVELAVHSLFPRGHEWRLQPGFTHEVKTPQRTTPEADYLQISASTSGRRGKFIHAFKLPACDSTVTFTTDEDDHANEVIIEREEYTERIICNLLADGRLMHENATLRYKDIGTDAFLVYIKTNRQGEIVQTAMHNGSVLRINGVCYMSSMLKHDVLLNYEDRTITAAAKADASGYFKTSQAPDAELAKFGLKAGTSVFRF, encoded by the coding sequence ATGTTATTCGATACATCAGCGATAGAGCGAATCCGCGAAACGGCCGGCAAAGACCCTTACGCCGCGGCCGGCTTCAAGCAGCTGAAGCAGGATGTGACGGCTGCAGGCCGGATGAATTTGGAGGAGAAGCGCCAGCTTCTCCTCCGTTTAGACCGGCAGTCGCAGGAGGATGAACAGGCTTACGGCGAACGCGCCGCTTTTGTCCGGGAATATTCGGAGCTTGCGGTGCGGGCTTCTTTCCTTTATTTGCTGGAGAAGGATGAAGCGCACGCGGAGCTAACGAAACAGCTCATATCGCTTGTAAGTTTGTCCAGCGTATGGATGGCTCATGTAGACCGCAGAGTGATTTGGAAGTCGGATTTAACGACGGCCGATGTAGGCGTCAATCTGGCAGTTGCATTGCAAAATATTATGGATCAGCTGTCCGAGGAGGAAATCGGGCGGATAACGTCCGTTTTGCTGGACCAATGTGTGCATCCGCTGTACGAGGACTGGCTGTCGCCGGAGCTTCATGTCAATGCGCTCGATACGATGGGGCATAATTGGTGGACGGTATGCATCGGCGGAATGGGTGTCGTGCTGCTGGTGCTGGGGCCGGAACGGGTGCCCCGCTTTCATAATTATTTGGAGCAGACGATCGACGCGCTTCGCGAATGGATTACTTATCCCGGCAACGTGCTGCAGAACAAAAACGCCAACTTTGGGCCGGACGGCGATTTTCTGGAGTACCTCAATTACTTCATGTACGCCTTCTCGAATTATTGTCTGTTCAGAGAGCTGCTGCGCAAAGATTATAACCGGGACGAGCTGCAGTTCAGCGAGCTGGAAGAGAAGTCCGCCGATTATTACGGCTCGTTTTTCCATCTGCTGTCGGATGGCCCGCGTTTTGCTGATTTTGGCGATGTGTCCGTGCCGGAGAAACAAACGCAATATATATTTTATTTGTGCAGCCGGTATAACAAAGGCTGGACGCAAAAACAGTTCAAGCAGCTTTGCGCCAAGCTCATTATGCCTTACGAATTTTATTTTTACGAAGCGGATCTGGACGAGAGCGGCCCGCTGCCGCCTGCGGAGCAGATCATTTCCTATTCCGGTTACGCCGCCATTCGCACCGGGTTTGCCGATACGGATACGTCTTTTTTTATGAAGACGGGGGAGAGCTGGAACCATAACCATATTGATGCGGGGACATTCGAGCTGGCCAGCTGCGGGAAGCTGTTTATAACCGATTCCGGAACATGCAGCTACAGCGACCCGAAGTACGCCGGCTACTATATTAAGCCGCAGGCGCATAATGTTGTCCAATTCAACGATGGTTTGCAGACGGACGATCTTCGTTATCAAGGAACGAAATATATGGGCAGCTTCCCGGTCTGGCTGCCGGCAGGGAATTATAAATATTTGCTGGCTGACTGTGCCGGGCCGTTTATTAACCAGTTTCAGCGTTATTTCCGCCACGTTATTTTTTTGAAGGATGTTATGGTAATGGCGGATGATTTGTTTGCGTATCAGGACGGGACGCTGCATTATAATCTGCATGTGAACGGGACGATCAGCAGAAGCGGAAGCCTTGCGACGGTAAACCATGACGGTGTGGAGCTTGCTGTTCACAGCCTGTTCCCGCGTGGTCATGAGTGGCGGCTTCAGCCGGGTTTTACGCATGAAGTGAAGACGCCGCAACGCACAACGCCCGAAGCTGATTATTTGCAAATATCGGCGTCGACTAGCGGCAGGAGGGGCAAATTCATTCATGCGTTCAAGCTGCCTGCATGCGACAGCACCGTTACATTTACAACCGATGAGGACGATCATGCGAACGAAGTGATCATCGAGAGAGAGGAATATACGGAACGCATCATCTGCAACTTGCTCGCCGACGGCAGATTAATGCACGAGAATGCAACCTTGCGGTATAAAGATATCGGCACCGATGCGTTTCTCGTATATATTAAAACAAACCGCCAGGGTGAAATCGTGCAAACAGCTATGCACAACGGCAGCGTGCTTCGCATCAACGGCGTTTGCTATATGTCCTCAATGTTGAAACACGATGTGCTGCTTAATTATGAAGATCGTACAATTACAGCAGCTGCGAAAGCGGATGCAAGCGGGTATTTCAAAACTTCGCAAGCGCCGGATGCCGAGCTGGCCAAATTCGGCCTGAAGGCCGGCACCAGCGTATTCCGTTTCTGA
- a CDS encoding alpha-mannosidase has protein sequence MANETLFLKPHTGGHETLMWTNGLPSGIFTASHGNHYCNLLKSNVQGGETISIALEVYAGHFSAASAPLAPSPRPEFMNSYESVDICVKNELMADFYFDLKTFNQMANALDANSFVRAHIIRTLTQIHEALYYSPDNIGKEAFEEAVAQASRLIKPLYEYTNTALAPTAAVIGHSHMDTAWRWTIDETVKKVARTYSNQLNLMQQYPEYKFVQSSAYHGKMILQHYPELFERIKTAVKEGRYEPNGAVWIECDCNLTGGEMMLRQFVWGQRFTREHFGYTSNVFWLPDTFGYSPSIPQIMKGCGVDYFLTTKMSWNDTNKFPYDTFYWQGLDGTKVLTHLNKTHLWPDPETCIDSVQDGRRSKDAITNKTVSNMRLLAYGYGDGGGGPQFEMIEMARRAADLEGCPRVETMFVGDFMQRLEQSVTAPPVYAGELYLELHRGTLTNQHTIKRNNRLAEIRIHDLEYLTVRSAAEQGEASRDTDIKPLVETLLINQFHDILPGTSIPAVHDQSIAETTELIHTAEQRIRQTVPAKPDNGKLSVLNTLSFDRSDVIYLDYKEGLVVKGGYKQQVVTDVSGSRKLAVAGVQVKALSSAVLELEAGYPAAGSCFTYDGRVLDTPLYKVVLDERGYMASLIDKSMNRELRGQGYALNTLLMAEDVPTAWDSWDIDADVELKFRDNAVLLASEVISDGEVEFRIRNAYRLTERSSLVQDVIFYAGSKQIKFETVMDWQDDHRLLKTVFDTSILADFARQELQFGYMKRPTTRNTAVEQAKFEVCNHKYTDLSENRYGAAILNDCKYGISVHQSQMGLTLHKGGCRPDYRGDKGLHACEYAFMPHNGGFDADTVIQPAYAFNYKPLLIPGECSYASFIRVSEPNVIIEAIKPCEDNDNAYIVRLYEAEGTYTNAALAFERDVRQAAVTNMLEEVQDVLAAVNDIPLCFKPFEIKTIKISY, from the coding sequence TTGGCGAATGAAACGCTGTTTCTGAAGCCGCATACCGGAGGGCATGAGACGCTGATGTGGACGAACGGGCTGCCGTCCGGCATTTTTACGGCGAGCCATGGCAACCATTATTGCAATCTGCTGAAATCAAACGTGCAGGGCGGGGAAACGATCAGCATTGCGCTTGAAGTATACGCCGGGCATTTTTCCGCAGCCAGCGCGCCGCTTGCCCCTTCGCCGAGGCCTGAGTTCATGAACAGTTACGAATCGGTTGATATTTGCGTCAAAAACGAGTTGATGGCCGACTTTTATTTCGATCTGAAAACGTTCAACCAGATGGCCAATGCGCTGGATGCCAACAGCTTTGTACGCGCTCATATTATCCGCACCTTAACACAAATTCATGAGGCGCTGTATTATTCCCCGGACAATATCGGCAAAGAAGCTTTTGAGGAAGCCGTTGCACAGGCAAGCCGGCTTATTAAGCCTTTGTATGAATATACAAATACGGCGCTTGCGCCTACGGCAGCGGTAATCGGCCATTCCCATATGGATACGGCGTGGCGCTGGACGATTGACGAGACCGTGAAGAAAGTTGCGCGGACGTACTCCAACCAGCTGAACCTGATGCAGCAATATCCGGAGTACAAATTTGTGCAAAGCTCGGCTTACCACGGGAAAATGATATTGCAGCATTATCCCGAGCTGTTCGAGCGGATTAAAACGGCGGTCAAGGAAGGCCGTTATGAGCCGAATGGAGCCGTCTGGATCGAATGCGACTGCAACTTGACCGGCGGCGAAATGATGCTCCGCCAGTTTGTATGGGGACAGCGGTTTACGCGCGAGCATTTTGGCTATACATCGAATGTATTTTGGCTGCCGGATACGTTTGGTTACAGCCCGTCGATTCCGCAAATTATGAAGGGGTGCGGCGTTGATTATTTCCTGACGACCAAGATGTCCTGGAATGATACGAACAAATTCCCTTACGATACGTTTTATTGGCAAGGGCTGGACGGCACGAAGGTGCTGACGCATCTGAACAAAACGCATCTGTGGCCGGACCCGGAAACCTGCATTGATTCGGTTCAGGACGGCCGCCGGTCCAAAGACGCGATTACGAACAAGACGGTTTCGAATATGCGGCTGCTTGCCTACGGTTACGGCGACGGCGGGGGCGGACCGCAGTTTGAGATGATCGAAATGGCGCGGAGGGCGGCCGACCTGGAAGGATGCCCGCGTGTAGAAACGATGTTCGTCGGCGATTTTATGCAGCGGCTGGAGCAGTCGGTGACAGCTCCGCCCGTATACGCCGGCGAGCTGTACCTCGAGCTTCACCGCGGCACGCTTACGAATCAGCATACGATTAAGCGCAATAACCGGCTGGCGGAAATCCGCATCCATGATTTGGAATATTTGACGGTGCGCAGCGCAGCGGAGCAGGGGGAGGCAAGCCGTGACACGGATATAAAGCCGCTTGTCGAAACACTGCTCATTAACCAGTTCCATGATATTTTGCCAGGGACGTCAATTCCGGCCGTTCATGACCAAAGCATCGCGGAAACAACGGAGCTTATTCATACAGCGGAGCAAAGGATACGCCAGACGGTGCCGGCTAAGCCCGACAATGGCAAACTATCGGTGCTGAATACGTTGTCGTTTGACCGGTCGGACGTCATTTATTTGGATTATAAAGAAGGTTTGGTTGTAAAAGGCGGCTATAAGCAGCAAGTTGTTACCGATGTGTCCGGCAGCCGCAAGCTGGCCGTCGCGGGAGTACAAGTGAAGGCATTATCGTCGGCGGTGCTTGAGCTTGAAGCCGGGTATCCGGCAGCCGGCTCCTGTTTTACGTATGACGGCCGGGTGCTTGATACACCGTTGTATAAGGTGGTATTGGATGAACGGGGCTATATGGCATCGTTGATTGATAAAAGCATGAACCGCGAACTGAGAGGACAAGGATATGCGCTTAATACGCTGCTAATGGCGGAGGATGTGCCAACTGCCTGGGACAGCTGGGATATCGACGCCGATGTGGAGCTGAAGTTCCGGGACAATGCAGTGCTTCTGGCAAGCGAAGTCATCTCTGACGGCGAAGTGGAATTCCGCATCCGCAATGCGTACCGGCTGACCGAGCGTTCAAGCCTTGTGCAGGATGTTATCTTTTACGCCGGCAGCAAGCAGATCAAGTTTGAAACGGTTATGGACTGGCAAGATGACCACCGCCTGCTGAAAACCGTCTTCGATACGAGCATCTTGGCCGATTTTGCAAGGCAGGAGCTGCAATTCGGTTACATGAAACGCCCGACAACCCGAAATACCGCCGTAGAACAGGCCAAATTTGAAGTCTGCAATCATAAATATACCGACTTATCCGAGAACCGTTACGGCGCTGCGATATTAAACGATTGCAAATACGGCATTTCCGTCCACCAGTCGCAGATGGGCCTTACTTTGCATAAAGGCGGCTGCCGTCCGGATTACCGCGGGGATAAAGGGCTGCATGCTTGCGAATATGCGTTTATGCCTCATAACGGCGGGTTTGACGCAGATACCGTCATTCAGCCGGCGTATGCGTTTAACTACAAGCCGCTCCTTATTCCGGGCGAATGCAGTTATGCGTCTTTCATTCGCGTGAGCGAACCGAATGTAATCATTGAAGCGATCAAGCCTTGCGAAGACAATGATAACGCTTATATCGTACGGCTGTATGAAGCGGAAGGCACGTATACGAATGCGGCATTGGCGTTTGAGCGGGATGTGCGGCAGGCTGCCGTAACCAACATGCTGGAGGAAGTACAGGATGTGCTGGCTGCGGTTAATGATATTCCGCTCTGCTTCAAGCCGTTTGAAATTAAGACGATAAAAATCAGTTATTAA
- a CDS encoding extracellular solute-binding protein, with protein MKKVKWYAAPLALIVAGAIALSGCSSSNNGGSGSADSNPPSASPADQASAKPDSSKKNYTVNVFTNRIQPDPNSAVMKEVNEKLGLNLKITAVPDADYDTKLNLFVASGEMPDVYGGYTSSSDALFDTAATITEDEVKQYAPNIYASFVSRAGDQKDHILELYSKNGELKGFNNGNLNNSLPYGVVIRTDILNELGVSMPKTIADWDTLLKKYKEKYPDKYPITVQNGGEGQAMYYFLSAYGVRRDAWIYKDNQLQYAPFMPGMREALVQLNKWYEAGYINPEYYTMYQNTASPVNEFVKGNALFYQYYNTNLQVKPPYDEGSIGAQLLANFPNATLDWVPFPTLGDGSKPIVANAPMFTNITFFSKALEKDRDKLHAIMSAWDKIYSDPEMYKLVKFGQPDKDYTIVNGAIVTKQEFSTNDAKAQEGFGWPFNSQFDPTDEVNKVILAPYVQENRQTLLYDDNGLYSRKNVDYLVTTDKPTVEGPIKSESGENLDVKNQTYLTQWNTMFTSVIVGTKKIEDFDKFIADWKKQIGDELVNNANRLYNK; from the coding sequence ATGAAAAAGGTTAAATGGTATGCTGCACCGCTTGCGCTGATTGTAGCCGGCGCTATAGCGCTCTCGGGCTGCTCATCGTCGAACAATGGCGGGAGCGGCAGCGCCGACAGCAATCCGCCGTCTGCATCGCCGGCCGATCAGGCGTCAGCAAAACCGGATTCGTCCAAAAAGAATTATACCGTCAACGTATTTACGAACCGCATTCAACCGGATCCGAACTCTGCTGTCATGAAGGAAGTTAATGAGAAGCTGGGCCTCAATCTGAAAATTACAGCCGTACCCGATGCCGATTATGACACGAAGCTGAACTTGTTTGTCGCTTCCGGCGAAATGCCGGATGTATATGGCGGATATACATCCAGCAGCGATGCGCTGTTTGATACGGCTGCAACGATTACCGAAGACGAAGTGAAGCAATATGCGCCGAATATTTACGCCTCGTTCGTCAGCCGGGCGGGCGATCAGAAGGACCATATTCTGGAGCTGTATTCCAAAAACGGCGAGCTGAAAGGGTTCAATAACGGCAACCTGAACAACTCCTTGCCTTATGGCGTCGTTATCCGTACGGACATTTTGAATGAACTTGGCGTCAGCATGCCGAAAACGATTGCCGACTGGGATACGCTGCTGAAGAAATATAAGGAGAAGTACCCGGACAAATACCCGATTACTGTCCAGAACGGCGGAGAAGGCCAAGCGATGTATTATTTCCTTTCTGCTTACGGGGTACGCCGCGACGCCTGGATATACAAGGATAACCAGCTGCAATACGCGCCGTTTATGCCGGGCATGAGAGAAGCGCTTGTTCAGCTGAACAAATGGTATGAAGCCGGATACATTAACCCGGAATATTACACGATGTATCAGAATACAGCTTCGCCGGTTAACGAGTTTGTCAAAGGCAACGCCTTGTTCTACCAATATTACAATACAAACCTGCAAGTGAAACCGCCGTATGACGAAGGAAGTATCGGGGCGCAGCTGCTGGCGAACTTCCCGAACGCGACCCTCGACTGGGTACCGTTCCCGACGCTTGGCGATGGCAGCAAGCCGATTGTAGCCAATGCGCCAATGTTCACGAACATTACGTTCTTCAGCAAAGCGCTCGAGAAGGACCGCGACAAGCTGCATGCCATTATGTCGGCATGGGATAAAATTTACAGCGATCCGGAAATGTATAAGCTGGTCAAATTCGGCCAGCCAGATAAAGATTACACTATCGTAAACGGCGCAATCGTGACGAAACAGGAGTTTTCGACCAATGACGCCAAAGCGCAGGAAGGGTTCGGCTGGCCGTTCAACTCGCAGTTTGACCCGACGGATGAAGTGAATAAAGTCATTTTGGCGCCTTATGTGCAAGAGAACCGCCAGACGCTGCTGTATGACGATAACGGCTTGTACAGCCGGAAAAATGTGGATTACCTCGTTACGACGGATAAGCCAACCGTTGAAGGGCCGATTAAATCGGAATCCGGCGAAAACCTGGATGTCAAAAACCAAACCTATCTGACGCAATGGAACACGATGTTTACATCCGTTATCGTCGGAACGAAAAAAATCGAAGACTTCGACAAGTTTATCGCCGACTGGAAAAAGCAAATTGGCGATGAACTCGTAAACAACGCCAACAGGCTGTACAACAAGTAA
- a CDS encoding carbohydrate ABC transporter permease, protein MKKSLGARLFDVFNITLMLFICVTIVFPFVQQAVISISPPDESSEIGLHLYTLKPTFDSFKQIFATGSIWDAYYWTILRTVLGTILTVVVSAMLAYPLSKRYLLARKVWMGLIVFTMFFGGGLIPTYLLVKDLHMLNTVWALIIPGLCSAYNIVIIRNFFTSLPIEVEESAYMDGANDVTVFFKIVLPLSAPIIATVTLWSLVGQWNAWFDAMIYISNGEIKVLQILLRDVLNNAQDAALANIRGVENVDMSGQRYTAESVKAAILLVTTIPIIMVYPFLQKYFVKGIMIGAVKG, encoded by the coding sequence ATGAAAAAAAGTTTAGGCGCCCGCCTGTTTGATGTTTTTAACATTACGCTGATGTTGTTTATTTGCGTGACGATCGTATTCCCGTTCGTACAGCAGGCGGTTATTTCGATTAGCCCGCCGGACGAGTCCAGTGAAATCGGCCTGCATTTATATACGCTGAAGCCAACCTTTGATTCGTTCAAACAAATTTTTGCTACCGGATCGATATGGGATGCTTATTACTGGACGATTCTGCGAACGGTGCTTGGCACGATTCTAACCGTTGTGGTATCCGCCATGCTCGCTTATCCGCTTTCGAAGCGGTATTTGCTGGCGAGGAAAGTATGGATGGGGCTGATCGTTTTCACGATGTTTTTTGGCGGTGGGCTTATTCCAACTTATCTGCTCGTCAAGGACCTGCATATGCTGAACACGGTTTGGGCGCTTATTATTCCCGGGCTTTGCAGCGCCTACAATATCGTCATTATCCGCAACTTTTTTACTTCGCTGCCTATTGAGGTTGAAGAAAGCGCATACATGGACGGCGCGAATGACGTAACCGTATTTTTCAAAATCGTGTTGCCGCTGTCCGCTCCCATTATCGCAACCGTTACGTTATGGTCGCTGGTCGGACAATGGAATGCGTGGTTTGACGCAATGATCTATATTTCCAACGGCGAAATCAAGGTGTTGCAAATATTGCTGCGTGATGTGTTAAACAATGCGCAGGATGCCGCGCTCGCCAACATTCGGGGCGTAGAGAATGTGGATATGTCCGGCCAGCGGTATACCGCAGAATCGGTGAAGGCCGCTATCCTGCTGGTTACGACCATACCGATCATTATGGTTTATCCGTTCCTGCAAAAGTATTTTGTCAAAGGCATTATGATTGGCGCCGTTAAAGGCTGA
- a CDS encoding ABC transporter permease, whose amino-acid sequence MSTMNSELELNANLSPKKGSMMATFKKQRFLFLLLLPGLLYFFIFKYGPMYGILMAFKDYQPSSGMAGSPWVGFKHFHEMFEMNYFWTVTANTLKISLLKILVGFPAPILFALLLNELVSSRFKRIVQTISYLPHFLSWVIVAGLIFQLVSPSYGLYGLLCDIFGWKPHVLLGESKSFLQILLISNVWKEIGYGSIIYLAAIAGINSDMYESATIDGAGRFKQCIYITLPSILPTICMLFVLGLGGILDGGFDQIFNLYNSMVMPTADIIDTFVYRIGLVEMQYSFSTAVGIAKSVIALVLVLVSNWIVGKLSNYTVF is encoded by the coding sequence ATGAGCACGATGAATAGTGAACTAGAGTTAAATGCTAACTTGTCCCCTAAGAAGGGGAGCATGATGGCGACATTCAAAAAACAGCGGTTTTTATTTTTGCTGCTGCTGCCGGGCTTGCTTTATTTCTTTATTTTTAAGTACGGGCCGATGTACGGCATTTTGATGGCGTTCAAAGATTATCAGCCGTCAAGCGGCATGGCGGGCAGCCCATGGGTAGGCTTCAAGCATTTTCATGAAATGTTCGAAATGAACTATTTTTGGACCGTTACCGCCAATACGCTGAAAATCAGCTTGTTAAAAATATTGGTAGGGTTCCCGGCACCGATTCTGTTCGCTTTGCTCTTAAATGAACTGGTTTCCTCCAGGTTCAAACGGATTGTGCAAACGATATCGTATCTTCCGCATTTTTTGTCTTGGGTTATCGTTGCGGGCTTGATCTTCCAGCTGGTTTCGCCAAGCTACGGCTTGTACGGCCTGCTGTGCGACATCTTTGGCTGGAAACCGCATGTGCTGCTCGGCGAAAGCAAATCGTTCCTGCAAATCTTATTGATCTCGAATGTCTGGAAGGAAATCGGCTACGGCAGCATCATCTATTTGGCTGCGATCGCCGGCATCAACTCGGATATGTACGAGTCCGCAACGATTGACGGAGCGGGGCGGTTCAAGCAGTGCATCTATATTACCCTCCCCAGCATTTTGCCTACGATCTGCATGCTGTTTGTACTTGGACTCGGCGGCATCCTGGACGGCGGCTTCGACCAGATCTTTAACTTGTACAACTCGATGGTCATGCCGACAGCGGACATTATCGATACTTTCGTGTACCGGATCGGCCTGGTGGAAATGCAATACAGCTTCTCTACCGCGGTGGGGATCGCCAAAAGCGTAATTGCGCTTGTGCTTGTGCTTGTATCCAACTGGATCGTAGGCAAGCTCTCCAACTATACGGTTTTTTAA